The genomic DNA GGGAAGGCGTCCCCAACTGCCCAGTTCGCCATGAAATTTCGCGCCTGATGGTAGAGCTGGTCCAGTTGTCCTTCCAGTCGTCCGCGGGAATAGGCTGGCGACAGGGACTTGCGAAGCCGGAAGTGGTCGGCGCCGTCCAGGGAAGGTAACACTCCGTTTGCGCCATAGATCTTCTCGAAGTCGGAAAAGTAGTCCTTGGCTCTCAGGTACATGCGCCCGCGCTTCTGAGTCCAGTGATTCGTCTCGGGCCCTGCGAGGAAGATCATGGGTTTCTTGAACGGCGGGTGGAGCTTGAAGACCGGGCCGTACTCGTTTGCAAGGTCCGCAAAGAGCGCGGGAATGTTGCCCTTGCGAACATGCGGATTGAGCAGCACTTTACGCAAAGGGACGGCCGGGATCTTCTTGGTCAGGGCGGAACGGCGAAGCAACGGGCCGGCAAGGTTGTGGGCCACCGCCTCGGCGATGGAACGGCCGATCAATTCCAGCTGGCAGACGACGTTGATACGCTTTTCCGACTCGTCATCGAGCTGGAATATGAAACGCATGACGTCGCACGTGTTGAGGAGGGCGACGATGATGATGTCTCTCGGGGTGGGAATCTCGTTGTGGAAGATCACCTTCGTGATGCGCGATGTGACGAACTCAACCGCCGTGCCTTCTCCGTTTCCAGCGGTCGGGTCGGTCTGACCGAAGGTTCGAGACAACGTCCAGAAGTCGCCCTCGTGGTGCTCCAGGATTTTCATGGCGACAAGACGGTCCAGCGTCTGGTCAACGATCGAGTCCGCGTGAGGTGCGAACCTTTCGATCCAGTACCGCGCGTTCCGTCGAACCGGTTCTTCGGCGATCTCCTTGAGGATCGGGTCGAGGGCGGGGTCGCCCACTTCGGTCCGGTCCAGGAGGATCAAGGACTCCATGTCGGTATCGATGCGGGATACGAGCGACAGCTCAGCGAGCACCGCGCCGATGACGGCGCAGTTCAGGTTCCAGCCGGGTACTTGGTGAAAGTAGCCGGACTCGCTGTTGAGGAGCATCAGCAGCAGTTCTTCGGGCAGACTGAGTTGCCGGGTCGCCATGCCGGCTGCCGAGTGGGCCATCGTCACCCCTCCTGACGCGAATGTTGCTTATCAAACTTGTTATCAATCTAGCACAGCGGTCGCGACAGTGGTACAAATTCACTCAGATGAGAACGGAGGCCACGAATGCCCGTTTGCCTTCCCCGTTTCCCGAGGGTTGGTACTTCGTAGCAACGCGCCAGGCCGTGCTGAAGGCCGCGCTTGTGCAAAAGACGTGGATGGGCGAGAACGTCGTCGTCTGGGGTGACGAGGACGGGCGCATTTGCGTTGCCGAATCGGTTTGCCCGCACCTGGGCTCGGACCTCGGGCCTGGCGCGGGAGGGTGCGTACGCGACGGCCGGCTCGTCTGTCCCTTCCACGGCTACGAATACGATGCAACTGGTCAGTGCGTCGCCACTCCCTCTGCCCCTCCACCCAGGACCGCGAAGTTGCGGGTCTTCGAGACCCGGGACATTCTCGGCCTTATTTTTGCCTGGTGGGGGGTCGGGGGGCGCGAGCCGCAATGGAGCCTGCCCGCGGAGCCGCCGGACCAGACCGGCTGGACCGGCTTCCAGATCAAGACCCTCCGCTTTCCCGGCCATCCCCAGGAGACGTCGGAGAACTCGGTGGATTTCGAGCACCTGCGCTGCGTCCACGGCTACGAAGACGTGAATCCCGCCCAGGAGCTGTCCGTGGAGGGTCCCCATCTCGAGAGTCGTTTCGACTTCAAGACGAAGCGCACCGTCGCCAGGGTCGCGACCCTCACCTTCGACACCTCGGTCACCACCCATGTCTTCGGGCTTGGCTACTCATTCGCGGAAATCCGCGAGCACTCCATCGGCCTCGATGCGCGCCTGTGGGTGCTCGCAACGCCGGTGGACGGCACCCTCATCGACATGTCGTTGGTCTCGCAGGTGCGGGAGATACGCAAACCGGCGCGGAAGATCGCAGGCCTGGGGTTCCTCCCGGTGGGATGGCGCGCTCCCATCATGAACCGGTTCATTGTGTCCCAGCAACGGCA from Deltaproteobacteria bacterium includes the following:
- a CDS encoding cytochrome P450 is translated as MAHSAAGMATRQLSLPEELLLMLLNSESGYFHQVPGWNLNCAVIGAVLAELSLVSRIDTDMESLILLDRTEVGDPALDPILKEIAEEPVRRNARYWIERFAPHADSIVDQTLDRLVAMKILEHHEGDFWTLSRTFGQTDPTAGNGEGTAVEFVTSRITKVIFHNEIPTPRDIIIVALLNTCDVMRFIFQLDDESEKRINVVCQLELIGRSIAEAVAHNLAGPLLRRSALTKKIPAVPLRKVLLNPHVRKGNIPALFADLANEYGPVFKLHPPFKKPMIFLAGPETNHWTQKRGRMYLRAKDYFSDFEKIYGANGVLPSLDGADHFRLRKSLSPAYSRGRLEGQLDQLYHQARNFMANWAVGDAFPATSLCRRMINAQLSPLFVGVDSQDILDDVMAYKERALNTHMLKALPKFMLYTPGMRRRGKAIDELLKRVQSVHTSAQRVDAARDLADDLLSLHASDPQFCPESNLRFALSAALIASVYLGDAFSFTIYAMASRPELYARIRSEADALFDNGDPAGEDFNPSTIDVTHRFLMECLRMYPIVPMSIRNVMNTCVVEDYELPVGTQIFIAQTATHYMKDVFPDPFTFDIDRYLPPRNEHHGPGYAPFGLGTHTCLGSRWLELQLAANVLMVAHHFTIEVSPASFKFRFNALPSMKPSKKLCFRIAEQRREIRA
- a CDS encoding Rieske 2Fe-2S domain-containing protein, giving the protein MRTEATNARLPSPFPEGWYFVATRQAVLKAALVQKTWMGENVVVWGDEDGRICVAESVCPHLGSDLGPGAGGCVRDGRLVCPFHGYEYDATGQCVATPSAPPPRTAKLRVFETRDILGLIFAWWGVGGREPQWSLPAEPPDQTGWTGFQIKTLRFPGHPQETSENSVDFEHLRCVHGYEDVNPAQELSVEGPHLESRFDFKTKRTVARVATLTFDTSVTTHVFGLGYSFAEIREHSIGLDARLWVLATPVDGTLIDMSLVSQVREIRKPARKIAGLGFLPVGWRAPIMNRFIVSQQRHDVLQDVVIWSRKQYRSRPRLSRSDGKIMPFRRYCAQFYPDPRDARLAGELNPETDEVGLRPARGSLSEKPGI